The following are from one region of the Nicotiana tomentosiformis chromosome 7, ASM39032v3, whole genome shotgun sequence genome:
- the LOC104104723 gene encoding IQ domain-containing protein IQM3-like, translating into MEVETNAGSNFDLNNSQPHPFSYRKLLDKSACELSELHIPDFRSSDMSLEGFGSPVAAAGVECDSGMVLVPASPAVSENGRREYDIADTAPKSPSNAAKRLQKVYRSYRTRRMLADSAVVAEELWWQAIDYARLNHSTISFFNYLKPETAASRWNRVGLNASKVGKGLSKDAEAQILAFQHWIEAIDPRHRYGHNLHIYYEEWCNTDAGQPFFFWLDLGDGRKVDIKECPRAKLQKQCIKYLGPQEREHYEYIIAGGQILHKLTGILLDTTKGPPGAKWIFVMSTSKRLFAGEKKKGMFHHSSFLAGGATLAAGRLVVEDGTVKSISPYSGHYRPTDDSLDSFLSILKENGVKVDEVKIKKANEDYDNSEDVKSIENRPSKLSTPSDSPPQAVKEEEKDCSAESMGAPQAESTNSYQRTLSGGLQSPRTDVPKTAILQRISSKKSTKSYQLGHQLSRVWSTGAGPRIGCIADYPAELRWQALELTNISPRPSPSSTPRPFDALCSPTCSSPVFGNVLVKSS; encoded by the exons ATGGAAGTCGAAACTAACGCCGGGTCCAATTTTGATCTCAACAACTCCCAGCCTCATCCTTTTTCGTATAGAAAACTCCTGGACAAGTCCGCTTGTGAACTCTCGGAGCTCCATATTCCCGATTTTCGGAGCTCCGACATGTCACTTGAAGGATTTGGTTCACCGGTCGCCGCCGCCGGTGTAGAATGTGACAGCGGAATGGTTTTGGTTCCGGCGTCACCTGCCGTATCTGAAAACGGTCGCCGGGAATATGATATTGCTGACACCGCGCCGAAGAGTCCGTCGAATGCCGCGAAGAGACTGCAGAAGGTCTACCGGAGTTATCGTACCCGGCGTATGTTAGCTGACTCTGCCGTCGTAGCTGAAGAGCTTTG GTGGCAAGCAATAGATTATGCACGGTTGAATCACAGTACTATTTCTTTCTTCAATTACTTGAAACCGGAAACGGCGGCTTCACGGTGGAATCGCGTCGGCTTAAATGCTTCCAAG GTTGGTAAAGGTCTGTCCAAAGATGCGGAAGCTCAGATATTGGCCTTTCAACACTGGATTGAGGCG ATTGATCCACGCCACCGGTATGGGCATAACCTGCATATCTATTATGAAGAATGGTGTAATACTGATGCTGGTCAGCCCTTCTTCTTTTG GTTGGATCTTGGAGATGGCAGAAAGGTTGATATCAAAGAATGTCCAAGAGCTAAGCTTCAGAAACAATGTATCAAGTATCTTGGACCT CAAGAGAGAGAACATTATGAGTACATAATTGCCGGAGGGCAAATACTGCATAAGCTAACCGGAATTCTTCTTGACACAACTAAAGGGCCGCCAGGGGCAAAATGGATCTTTGTGATGAGTACCTCAAAAAGACTCTTTGCTGGTGAA AAGAAGAAAGGAATGTTTCACCATTCCAGCTTTCTGGCTGGGGGGGCTACTTTAGCTGCTGGACGACTAGTGGTTGAGGATGGGACTGTGAAG TCTATTTCACCTTACAGTGGACATTATCGGCCGACGGATGATAGCCTTGACAGTTTTTTATCAATTCTAAAGGAAAATGGAGTAAAAGTGGATGAAGTTAAG ATAAAAAAGGCAAATGAAGACTATGACAACTCTGAAGATGTAAAATCCATTGAAAATCGTCCATCTAAACTTTCAACTCCATCAGACTCTCCTCCTCAAGCTGTTAAGGAAGAGGAGAAAGACTGTTCCGCGGAATCAATGGGAGCACCGCAAGCTGAAAGTACAAACAGCTACCAAAGAACGCTCTCTGGTGGCCTTCAGAGCCCAAGAACAGATGTGCCAAAGACTGCTATACTGCAACGGATCAGTTCCAAGAAGTCTACAAAATCATATCAACTCGGTCATCAACTCTCCCGGGTGTGGTCAACAGGTGCTGGTCCAAGAATTGGCTGCATTGCCGATTACCCTGCTGAACTAAGATGGCAGGCTTTGGAACTGACTAATATTTCACCTAGACCTTCTCCATCATCGACTCCTAGGCCGTTTGATGCTCTTTGTTCGCCTACTTGCTCTTCACCTGTTTTTGGCAATGTACTCGTGAAGTCTTCTTGA